Proteins encoded by one window of Arachis hypogaea cultivar Tifrunner chromosome 1, arahy.Tifrunner.gnm2.J5K5, whole genome shotgun sequence:
- the LOC112805566 gene encoding uncharacterized protein: protein MLYLNKFGSLIRKKLSDITNSSHHLQEQQKPPEDTTSNSADKDCIQQLLKERMTLLKLLAEENKIFEWTKAEMQMFRGNVQKLQLQNWNIAQSNTHMLAAEASGKSQMAIEKLVEGRLRKYFEEVVLMEQKFIVNDTMNVKTVLDNLSKEVGSPVRVVSFLRMEVGEGIASLMRKKLSNITNSSHHLQEQQKPPEDTTSSNSADKDCIQQLLKERMTLLKLLAEKNKIIEWTKAEMQMLRGNVQKLQLQNWNLAKSNTHMLAIEILLGSWEDCKL, encoded by the exons ATGCTTTATCTGAATAAATTTGGAAGCTTAATACGGAAGAAGCTTTCTGATATCACCAACTCCTCACACCACCTTCAAGAACAACAAAAACCACCAGAGGATACTACTTCTAATTCTGCTGATAAGGATTGCATTCAACAACTTCTAAAG GAAAGAATGACTCTGCTGAAGCTCCTAGCTGAGGAAAA TAAAATATTTGAATGGACTAAAGCTGAGATGCAGATGTTTAGAGGCAATGTTCAAAAACTGCAACTACAGAATTGGAATATTGCTCAATCAAACACACACATGCTAGCG GCTGAAGCCTCTGGTAAGTCCCAAATGGCCATAGAAAAATTAGTAGAAGGACGATTACGCAAGTACTTTGAGGAAGTTGTGCTGATGGAGCAAAAGTTTATTGTGAATGATACAATGAATGTTAAG ACGGTGTTGGATAATCTATCCAAGGAGGTGGGTTCACCTGTGAGGGTTGTGAGCTTTCTCAGAATGGAAGTTGGGGAAGGAATTGCAAG CTTAATGCGGAAGAAGCTTTCCAACATCACCAACTCCTCACACCACCTTCAAGAACAACAAAAACCACCAGAGGATACTACTTCTTCTAATTCTGCTGATAAGGATTGCATTCAACAACTTCTAAAG GAAAGAATGACTCTGCTGAAGCTCCTAGCTGAGAAAAA TAAAATAATTGAATGGACTAAAGCTGAGATGCAGATGTTAAGAGGCAATGTTCAAAAACTGCAACTACAGAATTGGAATCTTGCTAAATCAAACACACACATGCTAGCG ATTGAAATATTACTTGGAAGTTGGGAAGACTGCAAACTTTGA